In a single window of the Gossypium hirsutum isolate 1008001.06 chromosome D02, Gossypium_hirsutum_v2.1, whole genome shotgun sequence genome:
- the LOC107927727 gene encoding cytochrome P450 CYP749A22, translating to MSALTKLAILFPCCFILVAFVKLLYDYLWRPLRLQHMMSSQGIKGPPYTFIHGNNKEAAQMTMEALSKPMALRHDIFPRVQPHVYSCVNRYGRNYLAWDGNRPELVITEAELVNEVLKHSVTTFPKRKPTFFLTGLFGNGLVTALGEKWVKQRKLANYAFHGESLKNMTPAVIASVETMLEKWKGYVGKEIEVYHEFRLLTSEVISRTAFGSSYLEGEKIFDMLNKLSIIRSRNLWNTPLINKLWKSADMLESEELSKGIQDCVMKIVKKREDKVENGEANSFGNDFLGLLVKAYHDPDKNNRLSMEDLVDECKTFYFAGQDTVNSLLAWMVFLLAIHGDWQEKARREVFEIFGNQIPDSEDISKLKILTMIIYETLRLYGPSIAMMRRAEREVRLGKLVLPANLDLLVVHSAAHHDPQLWGDEVHLFKPERFAEGIAKAINYNVGAFCPFGLGPRNCVGMNFAITEAKIALSMILQLYTISLSPAYVHSPIPYITVQPQHGIQVILESLHNDA from the exons ATGAGTGCCTTGACGAAGCTTGCAATTCTTTTTCCATGTTGCTTCATCCTCGTAGCTTTTGTAAAGCTCCTTTATGATTACTTATGGAGACCTCTCCGTCTACAGCATATGATGAGTTCACAGGGAATCAAAGGACCTCCTTACACCTTCATCCATGGCAACAACAAAGAAGCTGCCCAAATGACAATGGAAGCCTTAAGCAAACCTATGGCCTTGAGACATGATATATTTCCCAGAGTACAGCCACATGTTTACTCATGTGTCAACAGATATG GGAGGAATTATCTTGCTTGGGACGGTAATCGACCTGAACTGGTGATTACGGAAGCTGAACTTGTCAACGAGGTTCTGAAACATAGTGTGACAACTTTTCCAAAAAGGAAGCCTACTTTTTTTCTCACTGGGCTATTTGGGAATGGGCTTGTGACAGCTCTGGGTGAAAAATGGGTGAAGCAACGGAAGTTGGCGAATTATGCTTTTCATGGGGAAAGCTTAAAG AACATGACACCAGCTGTGATTGCTAGTGTTGAAACAATGCTAGAAAAGTGGAAAGGCTATGTAGGCAAAGAGATAGAAGTATATCATGAATTTAGATTATTGACCTCGGAAGTGATATCCAGAACAGCTTTCGGTAGCAGTTACTTGGAAGGGGAGAAGATTTTTGACATGTTGAACAAGTTGTCAATAATTAGGAGCCGAAATCTTTGGAATACTCCTTTGATCAA CAAGTTATGGAAATCTGCTGATATGCTAGAGTCTGAAGAACTTTCAAAAGGAATACAAGATTGTGTGATGAAGATTGTTAAGAAAAGAGAAGACAAAGTTGAGAACGGAGAAGCCAATAGCTTCGGCAATGATTTTCTGGGATTACTTGTAAAAGCCTATCATGATCCAGACAAAAATAACAGGCTTTCAATGGAAGACTTGGTGGATGAGTGCAAAACATTCTACTTTGCTGGACAAGATACTGTTAATTCCTTACTTGCATGGATGGTCTTCCTTTTAGCAATTCATGGAGACTGGCAAGAGAAAGCAAGAAGAGAAGTGTTTGAGATATTTGGTAACCAAATTCCAGATTCTGAAGACATTTCTAAACTCAAAATC TTGACCATGATTATTTACGAAACTCTAAGATTGTATGGTCCATCAATTGCCATGATGAGAAGAGCTGAAAGAGAAGTTCGGTTAGGGAAGCTAGTCTTGCCTGCTAATCTAGATCTTCTAGTTGTACATTCTGCAGCTCACCATGACCCTCAACTATGGGGAGATGAGGTACATCTTTTTAAACCAGAGAGATTCGCAGAAGGGATTGCCAAAGCTATCAATTACAATGTAGGTGCATTTTGTCCCTTTGGATTGGGACCTCGGAATTGTGTTGGTATGAACTTTGCAATCACAGAAGCGAAGATAGCACTCTCCATGATTCTACAACTCTACACCATTTCCCTTTCCCCTGCCTATGTCCACTCACCAATACCTTATATCACCGTTCAACCACAACATGGAATTCAAGTAATACTCGAGTCACTGCATAACGATGCGTAA
- the LOC107927678 gene encoding uncharacterized protein — protein sequence MACNVMNSWTFTGIVGAFLDLFIAYLYLCGSTLAYLASRFLGLFGLSLPCPCNGLFGYLEKKNRFQATLVHDPCRRISPVQYSITKRLPFDAIWNNFYDDGEDDDDDEPRNSQLNSDYWQDGKVEMEREASSSSWNGKKNTFVGVKNGNFGQIHKWKGRPKVGIRRRKRIDSFLGGKVSSSPNDPLVSITTPTGFNSSATFVKLGNDVTEESTTPVHSEDGKETAKDIGGPKQSFQGPQMDYDSFAENKSVDEKEIAMAIKRSASAQDFDGGRVLGQALDEEHATCAALYIELEKERNAAATAADEAMAMILRLQEEKAAIEMEAKQYRRMIEAKFTYDAEEMNILKEILLRREKEKYFLEKETESYKQMLYGKEQLDADMYDTAATHEQGMSSEWELLRVQQVNDLFREKDKTKVNIDFMEGIAVTELNEAATFLSSSIENSDAHMFRSDDEINAIVEDKEQCNETNPHQHLALKTTEAKMIFPYNNEKVENLGKGLHRSDSGSDFRVFDVHVINNASNVKNKEGEKRIEKKLIGVSSNSPKTCDNQTIGGVEIEPGRKGNSSERSEGLPPIHPSRPKYLHRKSKSAFDYERLKIDNEVGWLRERLKIVQLGREKLNFPAGHKGREQVELQIMEDIATQLRDRRQLTESGKALPQAPLLPPSSKVMSKKRHKQSASLGGLGSI from the exons ATGGCATGCAATGTGATGAATTCATGGACATTCACTGGTATTGTGGGTGCTTTCCTTGATCTATTCATAGCTTATTTATATCTTTGTGGATCAACTCTGGCTTATTTGGCTTCAAGATTTCTGGGTTTATTTGGACTGTCTTTGCCTTGTCCTTGTAATGGATTGTTTGGGTACTTGGAAAAGAAAAATCGTTTCCAAGCCACGTTAGTTCATGATCCATGCCGTAGAATCTCACCTGTTCAATATTCTATTACGAAAAGACTCCCTTTTGATGCTATTTGGAACAACTTTTATGATGATGGAGAAGATGACGATGATGATGAGCCACGCAATAGCCAATTGAATTCGGATTATTGGCAGGATGGGAAAGTAGAAATGGAAAGGGAAGCTTCTTCTAGTTCATGGAATGGGAAGAAGAATACTTTTGTTGGTGTGAAAAATGGAAACTTTGGGCAAATTCATAAATGGAAAGGGAGGCCTAAAGTTGGTATTAGGCGACGCAAGAGAATAGATAGTTTTCTTGGTGGAAAAGTTTCATCTTCTCCAAATGATCCATTGGTTTCCATTACGACACCAACTGGTTTCAATTCTTCTGCTACTTTTGTTAAACTTGGCAATGATGTTACCGAAGAGAGTACGACTCCGGTTCATTCCGAAG ATGGCAAGGAAACTGCAAAAGATATTGGAGGGCCTAAGCAAAGTTTTCAGGGTCCACAAATGGATTATGACTCTTTTGCTGAGAATAAATCGGTGGATGAAAAGGAAATAGCAATGGCTATCAAGCGCTCGGCATCGGCTCAAGATTTTGATGGCGGCAGAGTCTTGGGACAAGCTCTCGATGAAGAGCATGCTACTTGTGCTGCTCTTTACATTGAGCTCGAGAAAGAGAGAAACGCTGCTGCCACTGCTGCTGATGAGGCTATGGCGATGATACTACGTTTGCAAGAAGAGAAGGCAGCCATTGAGATGGAAGCTAAGCAATACCGGAGGATGATCGAGGCGAAATTCACATATGATGCTGAAGAAATGAACATTCTCAAAGAGATCTTATTAAGGAGAGAAAAGGAAAAGTATTTCTTGGAGAAGGAAACTGAATCTTACAAGCAAATGTTATACGGGAAAGAGCAACTGGATGCTGATATGTATGATACTGCAGCCACGCATGAACAAGGGATGTCAAGTGAGTGGGAGCTACTGCGAGTTCAGCAGGTCAATGACTTGTTCAGAGAGAAGGACAAGACGAAAGTTAACATCGATTTTATGGAAGGGATAGCGGTCACCGAACTCAATGAAGCTGCTACCTTTTTGAGTTCGAGTATTGAAAATAGTGATGCACATATGTTTAGAAGTGACGATGAGATTAATGCCATTGTAGAAGATAAGGAGCAATGCAACGAAACCAATCCACACCAACATTTGGCACTGAAGACAACCGAGGCTAAGATGATTTTCCCATACAACAACGAAAAAGTGGAGAATCTCGGAAAAGGTTTACATAGATCAGATTCTGGTTCTGATTTCCGTGTATTCGATGTTCATGTCATTAACAACGCTTCAAATGTGAAGAACAAAGAGGGTGAAAAAAGAATCGAGAAGAAGTTGATCGGTGTTTCCTCAAACTCGCCTAAAACATGTGATAATCAAACCATCGGTGGGGTAGAAATTGAGCCTGGCAGGAAAGGAAACAGTTCGGAGAGATCGGAAGGATTACCACCAATTCATCCTTCACGACCGAAATATTTGCATAGAAAATCGAAGTCGGCTTTTGATTATGAAAGGTTAAAGATTGACAATGAAGTTGGGTGGCTCAGAGAAAGGCTAAAGATTGTCCAACTGGGAAGAGAGAAGCTCAACTTCCCTGCGGGCCACAAGGGAAGGGAACAAGTTGAGTTGCAAATAATGGAAGATATTGCAACTCAGCTTCGAGATAGACGACAATTAACCGAATCGGGGAAGGCTCTACCACAGGCACCATTGCTCCCTCCATCTTCTAAG GTAATGTCAAAGAAAAGACATAAGCAAAGTGCTTCTTTAGGAGGATTAGGAAGCATTTAA
- the LOC107927728 gene encoding cytochrome P450 CYP749A22: protein MGLVILVPWSFFLIALTKFLYHYLWVPLRIQHMMNSQGIKGPPYRFIHGNNKEVTKMKKEALSKAVGLTDDLFPRLQPHIYSWINTYGKNFVYWNGVRAEVVISEPELIKEVMKNSENIFQKRKLTDVGAKLLGNGLAFIEGEKWAKHRKLSNHAFHGESLENMTPAIIASVETMLEKWKGLEVKEIDVYNEFRFLTSEVISRIAFGSNYLEGEKIFAMLNKLKILVSQNIHKTAIPFINKLWKPADMLESEKLEKGIQDCVMEMIKKREDKVVSGEADSFGTDFLGLLVNAYHDLDDKNRVSLEDLVGECKTIYYAGRENVNSLLAWIVLHLAIHGDWQEKARREVIDIFGNQNPHLEGIAKLKIMTMIINETLRLYGPSHGLPRTVAREGQLGKFILPADIDILSLNIGPHRDPHLWGDDVHLFKPERFAEGIAKATNYTAAAFFPFGLGPRSCVGMTLATIETKIALSMILQRYTITISPTYVHSPIAIITIQPQHGIQIILEPLHSC from the exons ATGGGGCTTGTAATTCTTGTCCCATGGAGTTTCTTCCTCATAGCTTTAACAAAGTTCCTTTATCATTACCTGTGGGTACCTCTTCGTATACAGCATATGATGAATTCACAGGGAATCAAAGGACCTCCTTACAGATTCATCCATGGCAACAACAAAGAAGTTACCAAAATGAAAAAGGAAGCATTAAGCAAAGCTGTGGGCTTGACAGATGATTTATTTCCCAGATTACAACCGCATATTTATTCCTGGATCAATACATATG GGAAGAATTTTGTTTATTGGAATGGCGTTCGAGCTGAAGTGGTGATTTCAGAACCTGAATTGATCAAAGAGGTTATGAAAAATAGTGAGAACATTTTTCAGAAAAGGAAGCTTACGGATGTTGGTGCGAAGCTACTGGGAAATGGGCTTGCGTTCATTGAGGGAGAAAAATGGGCAAAGCATCGAAAGCTGTCCAATCATGCTTTTCATGGGGAAAGCCTAGAG AACATGACCCCAGCAATAATTGCTAGTGTTGAAACCATGCTAGAAAAGTGGAAAGGCCTAGAAGTCAAAGAGATTGACGTGTATAATGAATTTAGATTCTTGACTTCGGAAGTGATTTCCAGAATAGCTTTTGGTAGCAATTACTTGGAAGGGGAGAAGATTTTTGCCATGTTGAACAAGTTGAAAATACTTGTGAGTCAAAATATTCACAAGACTGCGATTCCTTTCATCAA CAAGTTATGGAAACCTGCTGATATGCTAGAATCTGAAAAACTCGAAAAAGGAATACAAGATTGTGTGATGGAGATGATTAAGAAAAGAGAAGACAAAGTTGTGAGTGGAGAAGCTGATAGCTTCGGCACTGATTTTCTGGGATTACTAGTAAATGCTTATCATGATTTGGACGATAAAAACAGGGTTTCATTGGAAGACTTGGTAGGTGAATGCAAAACAATCTACTATGCTGGACGGGAAAATGTTAATTCATTGCTTGCATGGATAGTCTTGCATTTGGCAATCCATGGAGATTGGCAAGAAAAAGCGAGAAGAGAGGTGATTGACATATTTGGTAACCAAAATCCGCATCTCGAAGGCATTGCTAAACTCAAAATA ATGACCATGATCATCAATGAAACTCTAAGATTGTATGGTCCTTCACATGGCCTGCCCAGAACTGTCGCAAGAGAAGGACAATTGGGAAAGTTTATCTTGCCTGCTGATATAGATATTCTGTCTCTAAATATTGGACCCCACCGTGACCCTCACTTGTGGGGGGATGATGTGCATCTTTTTAAACCGGAGAGATTCGCCGAAGGGATTGCCAAAGCTACCAATTACACCGCAGCTGCATTTTTCCCCTTTGGATTGGGACCTCGATCTTGTGTTGGTATGACCCTTGCAACCATAGAAACCAAGATTGCTCTCTCCATGATTCTACAACGTTACACCATTACCATTTCCCCTACCTATGTCCACTCTCCAATAGCTATTATCACCATTCAACCACAACATGGAATTCAAATAATACTTGAGCCGCTGCATAGCTGCTAA
- the LOC107927729 gene encoding protein PHR1-LIKE 3, producing the protein MYSGIRSLSLDGCVGDYQGSLDGTNLPGDACLVLTTDPKPRLRWTAELHERFVDAVTQLGGPDKATPKTIMRTMGVKGLTLYHLKSHLQKYRLGKQSAKESTDNSKDVSSIAERQDTGSSTTASSRMVAQDMNDGYQVTEALRVQMEVQRKLHEQLEVQRRLQLRIEAQGKYLQSILEKACTALNDEAAASTGLEAAREELSELAIKVSNDCQGMIPLDNIKLPSLSEFTAALENKTASNMPTRIGDCSIESFLTSSRSPLSQTGVGSQAVTMKRPRPPFGIGDPFPLGGIRQEIEWVMPNIS; encoded by the exons ATGTACTCGGGTATTCGGTCGTTATCGTTAGATGGATGTGTGGGGGATTATCAAGGGTCGCTTGATGGAACCAACTTGCCTGGTGATGCTTGTTTGGTCCTAACAACCGACCCCAAGCCTCGACTCCGATGGACGGCCGAGCTCCATGAACGTTTTGTCGATGCTGTTACTCAACTCGGCGGCCCTGACA AAGCAACCCCTAAGACTATTATGAGAACAATGGGAGTAAAAGGCCTTACCCTCTATCACTTGAAATCACATCTTCAG AAATACCGACTAGGGAAACAATCTGCCAAGGAATCAACTGATAACTCTAAGGATG TTTCCTCAATTGCAGAAAGACAGGACACTGGCTCATCTACAACAGCATCTTCGAGAATGGTTGCGCAAGACATGAATGA TGGTTACCAGGTTACTGAAGCTCTTCGAGTGCAGATGGAAGTTCAACGAAAACTACATGAACAGTTGGAG GTACAACGTCGTCTTCAACTCCGGATTGAAGCACAAGGCAAATACCTACAGTCAATACTGGAGAAAGCTTGTACAGCACTGAATGATGAGGCTGCTGCTTCTACTGGTCTAGAAGCAGCCAGAGAAGAACTTTCCGAATTGGCTATCAAGGTTTCTAACGATTGTCAAGGGATGATCCCTCTCGATAACATAAAATTGCCTTCCTTGTCTGAATTCACTGCAGCTCTAGAGAACAAAACTGCTTCCAATATGCCAACCCGAATTGGTGACTGCTCCATTGAAAGCTTCTTGACTTCCAGCAGAAGCCCTTTGTCACAAACGGGTGTCGGGTCACAGGCCGTTACAATGAAAAGGCCAAGGCCTCCATTTGGTATCGGTGACCCTTTTCCCTTGGGTGGCATAAGGCAAGAAATAGAGTGGGTAATGCCTAATATTAGTTGA